Within the Leptolyngbyaceae cyanobacterium genome, the region AAAAGTTGACTTTGGAAGCTTTCAAACTTCAGGAAGCGCAACGGAAGGTAACGGAAGAACGATCGCAATTACAAGAACTGCATAATCTGGAAGTAACTGATGGTAGTTTAGATACGTTAATTCAACAATATGAAGATAGTTCTAAAGCTTTTGGTGAGGAACTAAAACAGCGTCAAGATGAGGTGGAACAAGCCATAACTCAAGCAAGGAAGGCTTGGCAAAAGGAACAGGAAGAACACCGTCGCACGATTAAAGAACGCAATGAAACTTTTGGTAAAACTCGCCAACGGGATAATCAAGAATACAGTTATGATTTGACTTTACAACGTAAGCTTTCTGATGAAGAATACGAACAAGAGAAGAAGCGTTTGTATCAAGAATTAGAAGAATTACAACAAACTCAGGATAAAGAATGGGCGGAACGAGAAAAAGCGATCGCAGAACGAGAAACTCAATTTAACGAACTGAAAGCAAAAGTGGAAGCGATGCCAAAAGACTTGGAAAATGCGATTAAACGTGCTAAGGAAGAAGGTAAGGGAATTGCTACTTACCAAGCGAAAGTCAAATCCGATTTACTGAATAAAGAAATCGAAGGTGCTAAAGGTACTTACGAATTGCGAATTAACTCGCTGCAAGAAACAATTCAAAATCAAGATTCCCGCATTCAAACTCTTTCCAAACAATTGGATGCAGCCCTCAAACAAGTACAAGATTTGGCAGTGAAAGCGATCGAAGGTTCGTCGAATCTCAGTTCTTTCCAAGCGATTAAAGATATTGCGATCGAACAAGCAAAAAATCAGAACAAAGTGAAATAGGGGTAATGGGTAGTAGGTAGTAGGTAGTAGGGAAAATTCTTTACTGCTACCCACTACCTACTACCCATCACCTACTACCAAAAAAGGAGAAATCTAGTGAAATTAAACAAACTTGACTTAAGTAACATTTTAGCAATCAGTCACGATGATGATTATTTAGGATTAGTAATTGACAGAGGAGATAGCATAGAAGTCATTGAGATTCCCGCACCTTTAGCTGCTTATGAAGGATTGATGCAGCTAAATGCGATCGCATCTGATGACTCGCCTGAATTATCCGCCTCAGTTGACTTTTACGAACTACCGGGAGTAGAACCAGAAATTCCTATGTATTTAGTAGAATCTACGATGGCAAACGCTGTCGGATACGATCCCGATCGTGAAGTATTGCAAATTGAATTTAAAAACGGTTCAGTTTATCAATATGAAGATGTAGATGAAGAAACATGGGAAGAAATGATCTCATCTAATTCAACTGGGAAATTCTTCAATCGAGAAATCAAAGGAAATTATCCTTCTAAGCGGCTAGACATAGATGATTATCATGCAGAATAGAATGAAAAATCTAAATAGACATCTGTGTTCATCTGTGTTTATCTGTGGATATCTGTGGTAAAAAAATCTCACGCACAATACCAATAAGCTTTAAAAATCCCTTTTGATTTATGAAATCAGAAGAGATAAATATTCTAGGATAGAAAACGGGTTTCTTGAAGAAACCCGTTTTCTGCATAAATAATTCACCTGGAAAGCACTTTATCTAATAGCAAACTCACCACTAAATTGCTAGGCTAACTTTCTCCCCTTTAGAAAATAAGTAGTCATCTCTCCCTTACCTTTGACGGAAATTGTACCGCGATTTTCAAACAAATATTTATCTTTCAATCGCTCGTAAGTTGCCGAAGTAACTTGGATGTATCCAGGTATACTGTGAGATTCCATACGACTGGCAATATTAACCGCATCGCCCCATAAATCGTAGATAAATCTTTTCTTACCAATTACTCCAGCTACTACAATTCCCGTGTTAATGCCAATGCGAATTTGCAATTGATACCCAGTATCGATCTGCAATTGCTGCATGATATCCAGCATGGTTAATGCTAGTTCTGCAATTGCTTCAGCATGATCGATTTTGGGGATTGGTAAACCTCCGGCTACCATATAGGCATCGCCAATAGTTTTAATTTTTTCTAAACCGAGTTCCTCGATAATTTGGTCGAAGGAAGAAAAAATTTGATTCAATAAGTTAACTAATTCAATGGGCTGAAGTTTGGTTGAAAGAGATGTGAAGCCAACCAAATCGGCAAATAGAATCGTTACTTCATTAAAACTTTCTGCGATCGCGCTTTGATCTTCTTTGAGTCGATTGGCAATTGGTTCTGGTAAAATATTCAGCAACAATTCTTCAGATTTTTCTTTTTCTAGGAGTAGTGCTTCTTCAGCTTGTTTGCGATCGGTAATATCGCGAGCTACCCACATCACCGAGTTTTCAGATACGGGTGCAATCGTGGCGAAAAACCAATATTCAGAATCACCAACAGGTAGATCGTACTCGAAATTAACCGTTTGTTTTGTGGTTAGTGCTTGCTGAATTTGATTTAAAAAAATTTCCACACGATCGCCGATTAAAAATTGTTCTACTGTCGGACTGATAATATCAACGTCAGGCGGGTATAAACGTCCCGGATTTGTCGGTACGACTTTCAGATCGCTAGCTCGATCGTCAAGTACGAGTATGATATCGGTCATCGATGCCAAAAGAGCATTCAATTCAGCATAAGATTGGGATAGCTTATCTTCTAATATTTTGCGATCGCTAATATCCCGCGCAACCCAAATCACACTTTCATCTGATAAAGGCGAGATATTAGCAGAAAACCAAACTCTTTGTTCCTTAAGCAATAAACTATATTCAAACTGGGCAGTTTCTTGGGTATTTAAAACACGCTGAACGTAGCTAATAAAGCGATCTGCTTCTGATTTAGAGAAGATTTCTTGGAAATTTTTACCGATTTGTTCGGTAGCGATTTTGAGCAAATGATTGGGATTTGTCGAGACGACTTTCAGGCAATTTCCCTGGCGATCCACCACAATAATCATGTCTGTCATGGCAGCAAACAACGCTCGCAATTCTGCTTCGGTGGCAGCCAAGCTAGCCGTTCTTTCTTCTACTCTACTCTCTAATTCTTCATTTAACTTTTGCAGGGCTAATTCAGCTTGTTTGCGCTCGGTAATATCCGTACCAATAGAAAGTATGCCGATAAAATTTCCTTTCCAATCAAACAACGGCTTATTAGCCCATGATACCCAAACTCGTTCCCCATCGCGCCTGATATTTTCATTTTCATTGTGAGTATATTGCTCTGGATGCTGTAAAATCCCGCACATCATTTCTGCCAGGTCTTTCCCCCTAGTATCTGTTGGGGGAATAATCGTGCCAATCAAATTTTTACCTAAGATTTCCGCTTCGGTGAAACCAAAAAATTTTTGAGCGAATTCATTAAAAAAGGTCACGTTACCTTGAGTGTCGATTTTGACAATTATACTGTTAGCATTTTCTACTAATTCCCGATATTTAATCTCGCTTTGTCGCAACAGATTCTCCGATGTAGCGCGTTCTGCTACGGTGGCAGCTAATAATAAAGAAGTAATGGTAATAACTCCCAAAAATGATTGCAAAAATAAAATAGCCTGACTAATATTTTCAGCCTTAGCAATAAAAGGACTTCCGCCTTGCGATGCCCCCCAAAGGGCAATACTCGATACGATAAAAGAAGATAAAACCGCGCCGCGCCGACCGAATTGAATTGCTCCCCACATGATGAAGGGAAACGGTAAATATTCTAGAGGATAACGGGAAATTGTTGCTTCAGTTTTCGCTCCAAATACCATCCAACTTAGGGTAACCAATGAAATTAGCCAAATCACCAGCCAGCTAATATTTTGAATGGTTTGTTTTTTATTTAATTTTTTGATATTCGACGGAGATTTTTTGGTGAATAAAACCAATAATAATGGGGTAAAAATTAGGATACCCATTGCATCTCCTAAAAACCAATGCCAGCGAACCTGCCAATACTGTTTCCACTCTATTAACCCGGTTAAAACCATCCGGAGCGGCCCTAAAATAGAATTTATTTGAGTGGCAATAACAGCACCGAACAAAACAAGATAGACAACATCGATCAGACGAGTGAGGGAGATACTAAACCCCAAACGTCGCAACAAATAAACTGCAAAAACAGCTTGTAAAGTAGAACCGAAAATAGCTTGTAGGGCTAGTATTAATGATGCCTTGATACTTATAAAATCAAAAAAAAATGACCCCAAAGCTACTCCTGGCCAATAACGTATTCCCAGTAATAAGAGTGCAGCTTGTGCAATTCCGGCAGGAGGCCATACGGACGAGCCTAAGAGTGCTACTCCTGGAATGGAGACTGCCAGTTTTCCCCCTAAAAAGTAAGCAATAGCAACTATAGTAACTTTTGCTAAGTATTGCAAAACTCTAGATTCAGGGAGCCGAAAACTGAGATTTTTTTTGGGGTTCATATTTTATACCCTAATACTGGGTACCTCATTTTCTAAAAAAGTATTTATAGTTACTGAAGATGCTCCCTAGTATTCCATTGAACTTCCACATAGTAATTCGCGATCGCTTTTTCCTTTTGTTCGTTCATTATTGATATATTATAAACGGATTATTTTATCACAAATGAGGCGACGAAATACATTAATGAGTGGATGCCCCGCTCGTTGATTTTATACTCTACTCTGTACGGGTACGAACTTTTCTGTTGAAAATAGAGCTAGGGGTTAGGGGCCAGGGAAGAAAGAAGTTTATAATGTGGAACCTTTACATTTAATTTTTCTATACTCGCTCGTTTAGATTGGTGTCCAAATCATTCAAAAACCTTTTTCTGCGATCGCGAAGGGTAATATTTAAGTACTGCTCATCAGTTTATCTGCTAATTCTCCCCACAATTGGCTGCATCGATCGATCGCAAGGCTTTTACTGCTAGATGATAGCAATGTTGGATATATTGGCGGTCTGATTCTTCTGAGATTTGTGCTTGACTGGCTTTTTCGATCAGATCGGCATGATGGAGCAAACAATCGCGGTCTTTTTCGCGCTTGATGTGATTGGCGATCGCGCTAATTGCTTCTAGGAGGCGAATTCTGACGCCCACATCGGAATTGCTGTATTGGCGGATTTGGTTAAAAGCAGTATTGGTAATTTCTGCAAAGGTTAAAGTTTGAGTAATCACTCGTAATTTTTTTTCATCATCAAACCGATAGGGAGAAGGAAAGTCTCTTTCTGCCAGGTGAGAAAGTCCGGCGCTGAGTTGGTCGATACATTGAATGGCTGTCAAGGGATCGTTAATGCCAGGAGAAATGGCACGCAGGGCAATTTCTACTAGTTGATTGATGGAAAATTCAATGTCTTGCTGTTCGGTGCGCTGTTTGCCGATCGCAAATACTTGGTTAATTTGTTTAGCTAGTTTTTTGTTTAGGCGTTCTCCCGGCCAAACGATTAGTAGCACATTTCCTCTAACGATAAAGTTACCGGGACGATATTTAAGGCGTAGTAACAAGTCTTTTTCTGTGGCAATTTCGATTAGTTTTTCGTTATCGATCGCTTGGAGATAACCGCTAGTACCAGCGAAGATGGCGCTAGCAGTGCGATCGAAATCGGTTGGTATTTCTGCTACTAGTCGTTCCTCATCTGCTGCTTGTCCGATTTCGGCGGGAAATAGCCTGTCGATCGCTTTTTCTAAATCTTTACCGACTTCCGAAATCACTTGGGATGCTTGAATGGAGGTTGCTACGTGATGGATGAAGTAGATCAACACGCCGATACCGGCAATTGCTAATCCGAGCCCTATGGTGACCGAAATTTGGGGTACAAATACGTCGTAGTCTTCTCCCCGCACGGTACGCATTACCAGCAAGCAATAAATGAAAGTGCCGATGAAGGTTCCCAGGACGATTTGATTGCCGATATCCTGCATAAAGTTACGCAACAGGCGTGGGCCAAATTGCGAGGAGGCTAATTGAAGCACTACTAGGGTGATGGAAAAGACGGTACCTGCAACGGTAATCATGGAACCTGCAATGGCAGAAAGTAGACTTCTAGCTCCTTCTGGGCCACCGGTATAAATCCAACTTAAATTCTCGATCGGTCCAATTCTCCCTATGCGATCGAGGGCGATCGTTCCGAATGCTAAGGCGATGGAAAAAGTTGCCATCACCGTTGGTACAAACCAATAACTAGAATGTAGGGAATCCCAAAGTTTGGCTAAATAAAGTTTCATTGGCTATGATGATTGCCGTTTTTTTGTCCTCCCACTTCAGCCAACTTTCGCAAAGAACCGCCAATGCTGCGGGTTTTCGGGACTTCTCCACGTCCAGAGGGCCATCCTTCTCGTTGCCGAGTGCGATCGCCATCTGTTTCTTCTGTTTGATCGTGAAAAAGAATTTGCTGTGTTGGGAAGGGCAGATCGATACCGTTGGCAGTTAATTTATTCTTAATCGCAGTCAAAACTACATCT harbors:
- a CDS encoding adenylate/guanylate cyclase domain-containing protein, with translation MNPKKNLSFRLPESRVLQYLAKVTIVAIAYFLGGKLAVSIPGVALLGSSVWPPAGIAQAALLLLGIRYWPGVALGSFFFDFISIKASLILALQAIFGSTLQAVFAVYLLRRLGFSISLTRLIDVVYLVLFGAVIATQINSILGPLRMVLTGLIEWKQYWQVRWHWFLGDAMGILIFTPLLLVLFTKKSPSNIKKLNKKQTIQNISWLVIWLISLVTLSWMVFGAKTEATISRYPLEYLPFPFIMWGAIQFGRRGAVLSSFIVSSIALWGASQGGSPFIAKAENISQAILFLQSFLGVITITSLLLAATVAERATSENLLRQSEIKYRELVENANSIIVKIDTQGNVTFFNEFAQKFFGFTEAEILGKNLIGTIIPPTDTRGKDLAEMMCGILQHPEQYTHNENENIRRDGERVWVSWANKPLFDWKGNFIGILSIGTDITERKQAELALQKLNEELESRVEERTASLAATEAELRALFAAMTDMIIVVDRQGNCLKVVSTNPNHLLKIATEQIGKNFQEIFSKSEADRFISYVQRVLNTQETAQFEYSLLLKEQRVWFSANISPLSDESVIWVARDISDRKILEDKLSQSYAELNALLASMTDIILVLDDRASDLKVVPTNPGRLYPPDVDIISPTVEQFLIGDRVEIFLNQIQQALTTKQTVNFEYDLPVGDSEYWFFATIAPVSENSVMWVARDITDRKQAEEALLLEKEKSEELLLNILPEPIANRLKEDQSAIAESFNEVTILFADLVGFTSLSTKLQPIELVNLLNQIFSSFDQIIEELGLEKIKTIGDAYMVAGGLPIPKIDHAEAIAELALTMLDIMQQLQIDTGYQLQIRIGINTGIVVAGVIGKKRFIYDLWGDAVNIASRMESHSIPGYIQVTSATYERLKDKYLFENRGTISVKGKGEMTTYFLKGRKLA
- a CDS encoding DUF2254 domain-containing protein encodes the protein MKLYLAKLWDSLHSSYWFVPTVMATFSIALAFGTIALDRIGRIGPIENLSWIYTGGPEGARSLLSAIAGSMITVAGTVFSITLVVLQLASSQFGPRLLRNFMQDIGNQIVLGTFIGTFIYCLLVMRTVRGEDYDVFVPQISVTIGLGLAIAGIGVLIYFIHHVATSIQASQVISEVGKDLEKAIDRLFPAEIGQAADEERLVAEIPTDFDRTASAIFAGTSGYLQAIDNEKLIEIATEKDLLLRLKYRPGNFIVRGNVLLIVWPGERLNKKLAKQINQVFAIGKQRTEQQDIEFSINQLVEIALRAISPGINDPLTAIQCIDQLSAGLSHLAERDFPSPYRFDDEKKLRVITQTLTFAEITNTAFNQIRQYSNSDVGVRIRLLEAISAIANHIKREKDRDCLLHHADLIEKASQAQISEESDRQYIQHCYHLAVKALRSIDAANCGEN
- a CDS encoding KTSC domain-containing protein, coding for MKLNKLDLSNILAISHDDDYLGLVIDRGDSIEVIEIPAPLAAYEGLMQLNAIASDDSPELSASVDFYELPGVEPEIPMYLVESTMANAVGYDPDREVLQIEFKNGSVYQYEDVDEETWEEMISSNSTGKFFNREIKGNYPSKRLDIDDYHAE